CTACAAAAGTGAAATATTAATAACCAACAAGCTACAACCACAAAAAATACATAGAGATTTTTGAATAAACCTTACTCTTTTCCCTCCTCTTTTATTtgttctttcctttccttttttaatCCGGATTTCACTTGTGCTttatgtgttatttatttatttatcttttttaagcCACACAAAACATGGAAGCCCTAAAGCAGAGTAAAGAAAAAAGGATGTAGATTAAGAGTagagcaaaaagaagaaagaattagAATAACCAAAATAGTCAAAACAGAGTAATATATGCTTGCTAATACATGCTTGTTTACATTAACACATATTTTTCTATACACATAAATGTacatattttcttcttcttttttggctaTCACAGATGCATACCAATGCACACAATAACATAAACCTAAAACCCCCCcaaaaatccccaaatcaaTAACATACAtgcaaaaacaaccaaaatccTAAATCAAACCCATACATATAGATCCAAACCCATTGCTAAACAATCATATCCAAAcctaaatcaaattcaaatttttgaacCCTCAAGCCAAAAAATCCAATCCTCAAACCCACAAGCAATGGGAAAAGAAAGAGTTTTAGGAATTTTTAACAAACAGTGGGCAAGGATTAGGAAGGAGAGTTTGAGAGTAAAGAGATAGTTTTAgggatttttaatttaatttaaagaaaaagaaaagtaaaagagatttaaaataaataaaagatgagaTAAGGGTGTCAAGTGTCTAAGTCTCATTGGTCCTTTAGATTTTTCCTAAGTCCTGATTGGTTGAAGGGAAATTTCATTAAGGTGAGTTGGACCGGGTTAAGCCTAGTCCAACTCGTGGACTCAACCCTTTCAGTATACACTTAAGAGAATTCACATTGGTAATGctaaaatagctaaaaaaaaactattttagcaccaaaaaaaaaaaaaaaaaaaactcctataTCAATATTGTTgtatctaaaattttcaaatcctaatttttttttaattactcccaactctctctctctctctttctctctctcagacCTCTTTCTCTTCCCCCTCCGAAAGCCTCAAACTCATCAACCCTAACCTTGAGCTCCTCCAAACATCAATGGAAGATTGTCAACAACTTCATCTCTTTGGGGTGTCACCATTATCAGTCATGGGTTTGCAGTGGTGGTTATGGTGGTTGTGGGTCATTATGGTGGATTTTGGGTTGCTTTTGGGTTTGAATTGGTGTGGTTATGGCGATTATAGAGGTTGTTGTGAGATTGTTTGTTGTTGTAGTAAAGATCAacgtttgttttttgttgtggCTTGTGAGATTAGCACTGATTGGTGTTTTTGGCTCCATTGTGATTGGTTGGTGAGATCGATTTGGGATTAGTTTTTGTGATGGTTGTTGGTTGTTTAAAGGGATTAGTTTTGATATTTGGGTTTGGCAAATTTTTCCAGTGGTTGTGGCGGtggttattggttgttattgtgGCTGTTAGGGCTATCTACGAGTCGATTCAGGTCGGATTTGTGCCCAACTTGGACTCAACCCGACAACATTGGGTGGGGAAAATCTTAACCCGTAACTAACCCAAATGGAGTTTTGGATCAGCCGGATTGAGTCTTATCAGTTTCGTTTTGCAAATCTTGTTGGATTTTGGCCGAAATCTTGCTAGATCTCGTCAGATCTGACTGAATCTAACAAGATATAGCCAATATTCCTTTGGATCTATTGAGATTTAGACGAGATCTCTTTGGATATGTCAAGATCTAGCCAAGATCTCATTATATTGATGGAGTTAGAGTTCGGGCTTATTGAATTTTTGCCGAAAGTCGCAATTTTAGACAAGGAGAGAACAAGTCATCGGGCGGGTCAGGTTTGTCGGTTTCTCAGACAACCAAACCACCACTCGAATCAATAGTTTTGAGTCCTAGCACCAACGACCCATGACTGACCGAACCACCACTTGGATTGGTCGATTATTGGGTGAAGAGCTTTGGGTTTAGGCGGTTCTTCGGGTCTAGGCAGATGGTGGACATAGTGGGCATGTATTTTATGCATTGGTTCAAAGATTTTTATTAggttatttgtattattttaatacattGTATGTTAAAAATAGGAGATGAGATAAagagtgtattgtaaagtgaaaTGTAAGAaatgataaagtaactttttgagttgataaagcttgaaagctttaaattttttagcatcaGCTATGATTGcactaaattttaaaactccCCACACCTCTTGAGCTGAGGTCATTTAAGCCCAAATCCACATCCCCCAATTCCCTTCAatccaacccaaaaataaaaaccaccgAAGCCCAACCCGAAAATAAGCCTAACCCAAAATCATAAgcccacaaataaaaacaagcaTCAGCCTCCCTAAATAATCGAAAGTCCAAACCCAACCTTCCGTCCAACCCGATACAACCCAACTGAAACTTTCTCAAGCTCAAAACTTATTCCTAATCTCAAATACAAACCTCATTTAAACTCAAACATCAGCccacttttatcttttatcaccaaaaaacaaaaacacaaaaatcagcccacttcatttaaaatccCAAGCTCAAACTTTTAATCCATCTTTCCCCATCCAGGCCCAATCGGAAAATAAAATACACTCAACCCCAAGATGAACCCAACATGCTCCAGCCCATTCACTTAAACTCTTCTAGCCCAAACTGTGAAACAAATTAAGGCTAACCCATGATAACATCAGCCCAGTCCAATACCCCAGCATCTACTTGGACCCATCAGCCACCAAATCCATACAAAATCACGAAAATGACAACCTCCCAAAATTACAAGTCAACCACAaacctttttaaatttcatttatgacctcaaaatttcaaaaaattatatttttgacccaaaacttttccaaaataCAATTGTCCCACCCTAAAACttcctaaaattatattatagcCCTAACTTTCAGAAATTGCAAAATGaccccaaaattcaaaaaattgctCAAAGGCCCTTTTTTAGGCCAAGAAATCCCTTTTCAATCTCATattgtgccaaaaaaaaaaaaaaaaaatttcctccaaaaataataagattGTTAAATGACATTTTCGTATCTTTATTGGGATATAACTTTTCTAATGTCCCTTGTTATTTCATTCATTGTGCTTTTGCACGCATGAGATACAAtactttaggaaaaaaatttgaaaaattgacTTGGTATGATATCTTCGATTATTCCTTTTTTCCCCTtgaattttgtactttttttaataatgttttttcaTACTCATGTAGTGGCGGCTCTAAGAATTGTTTTTAGAGtggtcattaagaaatttaaattatacaaaatctaataaagcgAGAACTTAAATATTTGTTACAATTGTGAATTAAATCACTAAGGAGAGCAAAATTGTTGCGATTGCAAAGCCAAAAAGAGTATAACTATCGTCACCATAAAAAAGAACTTACAACCACAATATTCTTCTTAGtaccattttttaaggaaaaatgaaattagagattattttattaaataggttGAATGATCtacaaatttaaatgattagcgatttttatctttttattttataataggctttttttttttttttttttggataggatttataataggctttttgttgaacaaaatgttcacttgttgttgtttggtcttgtcttgtttttgtttggtttatatttgttgttatttgggctaatatttattgttgttatttaagatttaaaaaaaaaaaaaattataaaagggattaaggattatatttggggtcataattaattttggagtaatgctacattcacaacatttttacaataaattttatacaaaaaactgttattggtaagtaaaaaaataatattggtATTTGGGTCAAATTAGAATTACTAACAATTTACTAcattgaatttgttgtgaaattattgtaaaaattttgtgaatgtaacattactcttatttttgttgaacccaaatttttgtaaCTCTCAAGTTAGggtgttcaacatttttattatagtagttacaataggttttttttttttttttttttttttttttttgacaatgaagactattattttattaaaattcaatcGGGATCAGCAAAGAGTACATCATGGAGGTGAGGTGGAATATCCTCCACCCACACCGATAAACCTCTAACATGTCTCGCATGTTTAGCTAAGTTGTGTGCTACTCTATTACCAATTCTACGAATATGTGTAAAAGCAATACATTTACTGGTAACAAGAGTGGATTTGGCAGATTCTAGGAGATGACCATAAGTTGTCAGTGAGGGTTTGGTGCTTCGAAGGGTGTTGATTACTGCTTCCGAATCTCCTTCAAGCATAAACTCATGAAGGCCAAGTTCCTGTGCGAAGCTTATCGCTCTTGCGACAGCCATGGCTTCGACTATGACTGGTGCAAACGGTAAGGGAGCTTGTTCTGACAGTGAAGCAACTGCATTCCCATGACAGTCGTGGGCCACAGCACCCAAACAAGCCTTGCCCAACTCTGGAAAAACGGCACCATCAAAATTCAGTTTGACACAGTTCCCCGGAGGAGGACGCCACTGTACACGGTTCTGGGGTCTCATTACTGCTGCATTGTTGATGATGGTTTGTTGACTTTGCTGGAACGTTGCAAGGGCCTGCGTTGCTTGTTGCAGGACCTGGGTTTTGGGATAGGCAGTTATACTCACTCGGAGTTGATTTCGCCGGTGCCAGATTGTCCATATCACCATAGCTATGAGGTCCacgttttttcttctttcatgaGTCGACTTGATCAGGTCCGTGATGCTTGGTGCACCAAGTTGGCTTTGGTCTTCAAATCTTGGAGTACTATCCCATATTTCGTCCAACATGGAGCAATTCCAAAGTGCATGGGCAGTTGTTTCGGCCTCCACTCTACAATGTTGACACCTATCCTTATTCAGAATTTTCCTTCTCATCAGATTGTGCTTAGCTGGAATGACTTCTTTGCAAACCCGCTACATGAAGTTCCGCACTTTATTAGGAACATTGATCCCCTAAATCAGATTCCACACCTCATTTTGCTACTGCGGATTACCTGCAGAATCAAACATAGAGTTTAGTTTATTTAGGAACTTAGAGCTCGAGTTTACCGTATAGTTACCTGAGGGGGTGAAGGGCTAAATTATTTTGTCCTCCACCAGAGTAGGGCTCAATGGGATACTAAGGACCATTGCAACTTCTCCAGGTGAAAACAGGCCTTGTACTAAATCTGCCTCCCATTTTCTTATACTTGGATTGATGAGGTCAGAGACTTTACCATCTTCAAAACTTGGAACAATATCTGAAAGAATCCGTGGATGCTCCTATGATGGTAGCCATGCATCATTCTAGATACTAATATCCTCCCCACACCCAACCCTCCATCTTGCACCCTTTAATAGGACGTATCTTCCCTTCAGAATGCTATGCCAAGCGTGTGAACCAGAGCTAGAATCTTAGGCTTCCCATATACTATAGTTTGGAAAGAACTTCGTATTAAAGACTCTATAAAATAGGGAATCCTTATTCTAAAGTAGTCTCCATACTTGCTTAGCCAAGAGAGCATCATTGAATTGGCTAGATCCTTGAAACCCATTCCGCCTTCTTTTTTTGGAAGGCAAAGTGTGTCCCATTTCACCCAGTGGACTTTCCTTCGTTCTCCTTTctgtccccaccaaaaccttGTTATTAGACTCTCAATTTCTGAACAGAGCCCTATTGGGAGTTTGAAGCAGCTCATGGTGTAAGTTGGAATGGCCTGAACAACTGCTTTCATTAATATCTCTCTCCCAGCTTGTGAAAGgagtttttccttccacccttgcaattttttccaaacCCGTTTCTTTATGTAATTAAAACTTGCTTTTTTGTTTCTACCCACCAGCGAAGGTAACCCTAAGTGTTCTTCATACTGAATAATTTCTGGAACTCCCAAAGCCAACTTAATTTGGTTTCTAGACTCAACCTTTGTGGATTTACTGAAAAAGATTGTCGTCTTACTATGGTTAATCTGTTGACCTGAGCACTTTCTATACACATCCAGTATGTCCAGAACTCTTTGGCACTCCTCGAATGTGGCCTTTCAAAATAGcaagctatcatctgcaaacaaaAGGTAGGTTAGACGTGGATTATTTCTACAAAGAGAGTAACCGTTAATATGTCCTTGGTGGGCTGATTTGTTAAAAAGCCCATTGAAACCTTCAGTAcaaagtaagaaaagaaaaggggaaaaggGGTCGCCTTGTCTGATGCCTCTTGTTAGTGTGATCATGCCTTTGGGTTCCCCATTCACCAATATTGAATAGGTCACCGTCTTGACACATAACATCATGAGTTTGATCCAGTGATCTGTgaaccccattttttccatGACTGATTGTAGGTATGCCCATTCTACTCTGTCGTACGCTTTACTCATATCCAGCTTGATGGCCATGTATCCTTCCTTCCCTGTGTGTCTCTGCATACTGTGTAAAGACTCAAAAGTGTCTGGCCCCGGGGCCTTAAGTGGGGCCATTTGATTAGTGGCTTGCTTTACCTCCAACTGAGTGAACTCAGAAGACAGCTTCGCGTTCATCTCCTCAATAATCACTGTCTGGATAGAATCAGTAGTCGAGGCACAAAATTGCTGGTTTTCTGAACTGAGAAGGGTCTAATAATATTGCACTAGACATTCAACTATCCCTTCATTATCCTCAACCACACGGCCATTGGAGTCCTTCAGCTTCTAGATTAgatttttcctcttcctttatGAAGCTTGGCTGTGAAAGAACTTTGAATTTCTGTCCCCAAATTTTGCCCACATGACTTTGGATCTCTGAAACCAGAGTCTATTTTCCTTGTCTACCAACTCGGctatttccttcttcaattCTCTAACCTGTTGATTATTTCCAGATCTCATGGCTACTTTTTCAGCCTCTTTTAACTCCTTTCTCTTTTGACTTAACACCATTCTGACATTGCCAAAATAATTCCAGTTCCAAACTCTTAATTCTTTACCACATTTTCCTATTTTACGAATGACATGATCATGAACCTCTCCATCTTCCCTTGATAACCACACCGCTTCTACAATATCCGAGCACCCACGATCTGAGAGTTACATTTCTTCAAACCTGAATGGTTTAGAGAAAGAAGGAATATCCAAACCATCCAAAGTAATCCACAGTGGCGAGTGATCTGAGGAGTCCGAATGCAAGTGATGAATTTTGGACCCTGAAAATTTCATGAACCACTCATGGTTGGCCAACCCTTGGTCTAATCTCTCCCACAGTGAGTGACCATCAGCAAAATGTTTTCTCCATGTGAATCGATCACCCACGTACCCTAGGTCCAGAAAACCACACTCATCTATGACATCCTTAAAAAGTTGCTTCTGATTTTGGCTTCGATTATTACCTCCCAATTTTTCTGAGTGTCTTATGATTTCATTGAAGTTGCCAGCGCAAAGCTAAGGGAGGTTGTGTTTAGTATTGAGTAACTGAAGTTTATTCCATGCTTCAATTCTCTTATGAGTTACCGGCTCTCCATAAAAACCTGTaaacctccacacttcatcgCTGCCTTTATCGATTATAGAATCTATGTGATACTTAGAAAAAGAATTGACATGTACATTAATGGAGTTCTTCCAGTATAGGGCCAAACCCCCGCCACCTCGGAGATTTCTTTCCACGTAGAACATATTATCAAACTTGATATTTCTTTGAACTTCTTTTAGCCTAGCTTCATCCGCCCATGTTTCGACTAAAAACACAACGGAGGGATCTTTTGCCTGAATCACTACTTCAAGCTCCTTTCTTGTATGCAGGTTCCTAAACCCACGACAGTTCCATACTAAGAGACTCATTATGCTTGGTGGACCATTGTATTTTGTTGACAATCTTCCGTTGAAACCTGTAACTTCTTAAAAGGTAACTCAGGAAGAAATTCCATATCctcttctctgtttctttttgtGACCGTAGGTCCTTGATTAGTTTTAGCTTCCATATTGTTATCACGAGCCAACCTTTTCCAAGTGCGCAGGGTTTTGTTTGCTGGAAGAGGTGAAATATCTACCATGTGAGTTGCATGCTCTTGAGTTATTTGATTATGAGCTGGCTAGGAGGAAGTTAACGTGGCTGCATTTGTGGCTGAGTCATGAGAGGTATCATTTAAGTTGGGTGCCACGTTATTTGCTAAGTCATGTGAGGTAATGTTTAAGCTAGGGGCCACATTATTTACTAAGCCATGTGAGGTAGTAGTTAAGTTGAAGGCCACGTTACTTGCACGACTGTCATATGTACCAAGTGCAACGTCTATTTCCTGAACCTGTGCATCAAAATCAATGGGATTATTATGGCATGTAGATAACGTTGAATTTGAAGTGATTACCTCATTTAATAGGGTGCTGTTATTGTGGGATTTTGGCATGAATTGCACCTTTGTTTCAACGGTTTCCATATCTGAAACGTGCATCCGATCAGCCCCTTCCTTCTCGCGGGAATCAGATCTTGCCATTTTCATTGCCGTTTTCATTCTCGTTGCCCTGTCCGCCGTCTCAGTTGGTGTTTTAGACTGTTTTGTGGCTCCCTCCAATTCGTCGCCCATACCAGAGACCATGGTGAAAAGGATTTTTCCGGGGTTGAAAGGCATCGCTTTCAACCATGGCCCGTACTTGTGAGGTTCAGTGTTTCTGTGTCTTTCCTTACAGGCTAGATGTCGCAGTCCTTCCCATCGTGTGATATAAGACCGAACGAATAGCAGAAGTTGGGtaattttttgtacttaaaAGAGATCCAGATCTCTTCATCATCATCCAGTGCGACTCTTCGACCTCAACAGAGAGGTTTTGAGACATCAATCTCCACATGAACACGTAAAAAATCACCCCCCACCAACTCATTAGGATTCTCGCATGGAGTTACTTGACCGAGAGTTTCTCCTATTTTGATTGCCGTCTCTGGATCCAACATATGTATCGGTAAGCCGTATATTTGCACCCAGAATTTCAGTTTCATGAACCTTAGATACCTCATTGGCGTTGACCCATCGAACCACTGTAGGAGGACTGCGTGTTTGTCGAACGTCCAAGGTTCGTTAGCTAGAACACACTCTGCATCTGCTTTGAGTTTGAAGACAAATAGAAGAATGTGATCTCCCGCTTCGCGCACTTTAAAATCCTTTTTGGCTCTCCATAAGGGTTTGAACGTGTGACCAATTGCTTCCATGTTAAGAGCTCTTTTGGTAAGGAACTTGGCCGCCAATATGTACTCCttgtttcttaaatttttgGATCTTGAAAGACTAAGCTTGGCGTCTTCCTCGTTTGTCAAGTATAATTTTTTCCAGTCATATAAGATTTCTTCCATGAGGGTAAGCGGTATTgagagaatagagagagaagGGATTAGACCACGCGTACAGGGGACGGAGGTCAGAGGAACCCTACTGCTATGGAGGCTTAACATAGGGGAGGGTTTATCATTCCAGAGAAGATAAGGAAGATTCTACGCTCTAGTATCTCAGAGAGAAGCTAGGGCGAGAAACAATTGATCTACGTGTAAAATATCACTTTCTTTCCAATAGGTTAGTGtagcatataatatttttttagcaattatatatatacatttttttgtaaatcaGGTGCAAGTCAGGGAGGTCCTGTGACCTCCCTGCTTGCATGTGGAGCCGCCAGTGTACTCATACATGGATGTGACTAGAGTTCTTGTTTACGACAAAGGGTTGACACAA
The Quercus lobata isolate SW786 chromosome 10, ValleyOak3.0 Primary Assembly, whole genome shotgun sequence DNA segment above includes these coding regions:
- the LOC115964755 gene encoding uncharacterized protein LOC115964755 codes for the protein MEEILYDWKKLYLTNEEDAKLSLSRSKNLRNKEYILAAKFLTKRALNMEAIGHTFKPLWRAKKDFKVREAGDHILLFVFKLKADAECVLANEPWTFDKHAVLLQWFDGSTPMRYLRFMKLKFWVQIYGLPIHMLDPETAIKIGETLGQVTPCENPNELVGGDFLRVHVEIDVSKPLC